A region of Desulfolithobacter dissulfuricans DNA encodes the following proteins:
- a CDS encoding IS110 family transposase, with product MHNVTIGMDLGDKNHVICIVDHAGRIVRRDTVTNTREALSEFFSPHKGATVALEAGTHSAWISRLLSRLGCHVLVGNPRKLRAIWDSNDKSDTRDAEMLARIARMDPDLLYPVNHRGEQAQIDLEILQARDVLVRNRSSLINHVRGSVKALGYRLPGCSADSFHRQADEHLPEDLRGALEPVLTIIGQITSQIKEFDREIERISAERYPETELLRAIKGVGPLTALAFLLIVEDPARFGKSRQVGCFLGLTPRRDQSGETDRQLRITKAGNPYLRRLLVGSAQYILGPFGEDCNLRRFGLRLAARGGKNAKRRAVVAVARKLAVLMHRLWQHGEIYDPFYKPQSRPLAKAA from the coding sequence ATGCACAATGTAACAATCGGAATGGACCTTGGCGATAAAAATCATGTTATCTGTATTGTTGATCATGCAGGCCGAATCGTGCGTCGAGATACGGTTACTAATACCAGAGAGGCGTTGAGTGAGTTTTTCTCACCCCATAAAGGGGCAACTGTTGCCCTTGAAGCCGGTACCCATTCGGCCTGGATCAGCAGGCTGTTATCCAGGCTGGGCTGCCATGTTTTGGTTGGCAACCCTCGTAAATTACGCGCCATCTGGGACAGCAACGATAAATCAGATACCAGAGACGCTGAAATGCTGGCCCGCATAGCCCGGATGGATCCTGATCTGCTCTATCCGGTCAACCACAGGGGCGAACAGGCCCAGATTGATCTGGAGATATTGCAGGCCAGGGATGTCCTGGTGAGGAACCGCTCCAGCCTGATCAACCATGTTCGTGGCAGTGTCAAGGCGCTGGGATATCGCCTGCCGGGATGCAGCGCAGACAGTTTTCACCGGCAGGCAGATGAACATCTTCCTGAAGACTTACGTGGCGCTCTGGAGCCTGTATTGACAATTATCGGCCAGATTACGTCCCAGATCAAAGAATTTGACAGGGAAATAGAGCGTATCAGTGCGGAGCGATACCCGGAGACCGAATTATTGCGGGCCATAAAAGGAGTTGGTCCTCTGACGGCCCTGGCCTTTCTATTAATCGTGGAAGACCCGGCACGATTTGGCAAAAGTAGACAGGTTGGATGTTTTCTTGGCCTGACTCCCCGCCGCGACCAGTCAGGAGAAACCGACAGGCAGCTTCGGATAACCAAAGCGGGCAACCCCTATCTGCGGAGGTTACTGGTCGGTTCGGCCCAGTACATCCTGGGACCTTTTGGAGAGGATTGCAATTTACGAAGATTTGGTCTTCGCCTGGCAGCCAGGGGAGGTAAAAACGCAAAGCGTCGTGCCGTGGTTGCCGTAGCCAGAAAACTGGCGGTACTCATGCATCGCCTCTGGCAGCACGGTGAGATATATGACCCTTTTTACAAACCGCAATCTCGCCCCCTGGCAAAGGCTGCGTAG
- a CDS encoding RecQ family ATP-dependent DNA helicase: MARELCVSEQPYRFEMVNNPCQDFLKSCLLLDIEVNEHGVIYALAGILGDEVFLCRPGKRITPETLEELSGFASDARFLLGHNIIDHDIPRLKAIAPDLLLLKKPAIDTLVLSPLAYPANPYHRLVKDYQIVRDSMSNPEHDARLAGRIFCEQWQALVERFAAGDESVVHSRGFLEQSRQFRGTGESLAAMGIPLLTGADLFEAFGWFAGKHGCRTAAQQLVDELHDGVGEPVLYAYVSAWLSVADGNSILPPWVRRRFPQITTVLRRLRDVDCRDPACSYCSGHFDPQAALERYYGFPSFRPHPATETGESLQGEIVRAAAGNRTMFAVLPTGGGKSLCYLLPAIMRYRRCNQLTIVISPLQALMKDQVDNFCRQTGTRLAAALYGMLTPVERAEVIEAVRLGDIGILYVSPEQLRNPSFLSTVRQREIGAWVFDEAHCLSKWGHDFRPDYLYAIRFIRERAEEAQAAIPPVQCFTATAKKDVRREIVDLIQSELGKKVKLFEGGHERTNLSYQVISAETSEKNRTILSLLQERYEEGRGSVVIYCATRKNTELMAEFLADQGYTVEPFHAGLEVPVKKRLQEAFISGELPIICATNAFGMGIDKEDVRLVIHADIPGSLENYLQEAGRAGRDLQQAECVLVFDEQDIEKQFQLSCFSRLARKDISQILRGIRYAARGTSEVVMTAGDIIRQQVVELDEMEKTDPETRVRTALAWLERAGFLERNENYTRVFQGRPLVKDLAEAQKKIADLGLSRRQQERWLVILRELMQQDRQDESFSADELAGYSAFARDKDEPGDETESQRVLKTLHDMAEQGLLTKETTLSAWLRYKVKNSAEKQLETLCALERDFVDLLSKEAWDAEVEQHLELDLRQVNQKLIDRGSTASNPEVLQHLLYGLSRDGRGLAGQKGSLKVKKIQGNCYAVSLLRTWEDIKTTMHIRQQSARVALEVILQAVGKDQKPSATLMVTFTLERVIEGLKADLTLLPLLKNPLAAAERALTFMHEHRVIDLQQGLAVFRQAMTIHLHPEARSRRYLKKDFEPLETHYKEQNFQIHVMNEYARQALLKISSAMRLVASYFNDDRESFLQRFFPGRKQSILRATSEQSWEKLVVSLRNRHQQKIVSAPAGQNMLVLAGPGAGKTRVVIHRVAWLLRVERVRPTSILVLCFNRAAVVDLRSRLRDLVGDEMSRVTTLTFHGLALRLTGRSLAVAEKERGEDIDFAELIRDANRLLRGDKVSLGFQEGMERDVLVGRFSHLLVDEYQDIDADQYELISLLVGKSLDEQDQKMSILAVGDDDQNIYRFRGANIEFIRRFREDYQATVYHLTENFRSTGHIINAANLLIEKNRDRMKSDHPIRVNEARAMLPPGGQLADRDPLARGRVQILKVKGEEIQGSAVVEELQRLRTLGDGFDWSGCAVLARDWRSLSPVRAALEAARIPVDVNWGGGSSFPRLSRIRENAQLLEFLRENRNRSLRVQELFSFLPDREAEDNFWQANLRRLLHDLKQEAGDVNLAVSRIEEYLYEGLGEQARSRSLGSGVFLSTVHSVKGLEFEHVLLLGTNWPGGKPETLEEERRLFYVGMTRARVSLSLFQVQGHRHPHLHGLHGDCFIEREVSGSKTGTPPPWDMVDLLGMKDLFLDFAGIRRENHPVRMAVSGLETGDLISCCRENGLIVLKNNQNVPIARLSKKGQARWQSRLATIHSMQVVAMVRRYLDDVADPAFREKCYGTCWELPIVEVRYQSGRSLIR; encoded by the coding sequence ATGGCAAGAGAGTTATGTGTATCTGAACAGCCGTACCGGTTTGAGATGGTGAACAATCCCTGTCAGGATTTTCTCAAGAGCTGCCTGCTCCTTGATATTGAAGTCAACGAGCATGGGGTGATCTATGCTTTGGCCGGCATATTGGGAGATGAGGTTTTCCTCTGCAGACCAGGCAAGAGGATCACCCCTGAAACGCTTGAAGAACTCTCCGGGTTTGCTTCGGATGCCAGGTTTCTGCTCGGTCACAATATCATCGACCATGATATCCCCCGCCTCAAGGCAATTGCCCCCGATCTTCTGCTACTGAAAAAACCGGCCATCGATACCCTTGTTCTCTCCCCCCTTGCCTATCCGGCAAACCCCTACCATCGACTGGTGAAGGATTATCAAATTGTCCGGGACAGCATGAGTAATCCTGAACATGACGCCCGTCTTGCCGGACGCATCTTCTGTGAGCAGTGGCAGGCGCTGGTGGAGCGGTTTGCAGCCGGTGATGAATCGGTTGTTCACTCTCGCGGCTTTCTGGAGCAGAGCAGGCAGTTTCGAGGTACTGGTGAATCGCTTGCGGCCATGGGGATTCCTCTCCTGACCGGTGCAGATCTTTTTGAGGCCTTTGGCTGGTTTGCCGGCAAGCATGGCTGCAGGACAGCCGCGCAGCAACTGGTGGATGAACTTCACGACGGGGTTGGGGAGCCTGTTCTCTATGCCTATGTCAGTGCCTGGTTGTCGGTTGCGGACGGCAACTCCATCCTGCCGCCCTGGGTGAGACGCCGTTTTCCGCAGATTACGACAGTGCTACGCAGATTGCGGGATGTGGACTGCAGGGATCCGGCCTGTTCTTACTGCAGCGGGCATTTCGATCCGCAGGCCGCCCTGGAACGATACTATGGTTTTCCGTCCTTTCGTCCACATCCGGCAACAGAGACCGGGGAAAGCCTGCAGGGGGAAATTGTCCGGGCTGCGGCCGGCAACAGGACCATGTTTGCCGTCCTGCCGACCGGTGGCGGCAAGTCGCTTTGTTACCTGCTGCCGGCAATAATGCGCTACAGGCGGTGTAATCAACTGACCATTGTCATCTCGCCCCTGCAGGCCCTGATGAAGGATCAGGTCGATAACTTCTGCCGGCAGACAGGAACCAGGCTGGCTGCCGCGCTTTACGGCATGTTGACCCCGGTGGAGCGGGCGGAAGTCATCGAGGCGGTGCGGCTTGGTGATATCGGTATCCTCTACGTCTCGCCGGAACAGTTGCGCAACCCTTCCTTTCTTTCCACGGTCCGCCAGCGCGAGATCGGCGCCTGGGTATTTGACGAGGCGCATTGCCTTTCCAAATGGGGCCACGATTTCCGGCCGGATTATCTCTACGCCATCCGGTTTATTCGGGAACGGGCAGAGGAGGCGCAGGCGGCAATTCCTCCGGTACAGTGTTTCACAGCCACGGCCAAGAAGGATGTCCGCCGGGAAATCGTTGACCTTATCCAGTCAGAGCTTGGAAAAAAGGTAAAGCTTTTTGAAGGCGGCCATGAACGGACCAATCTCAGCTACCAGGTGATAAGCGCGGAGACCAGTGAAAAAAACCGTACCATTCTCAGTCTGCTGCAGGAGCGATATGAAGAGGGCAGGGGCAGCGTTGTCATCTACTGTGCCACCAGGAAAAACACCGAACTCATGGCTGAGTTTCTGGCAGACCAGGGCTATACGGTGGAACCCTTTCATGCCGGACTCGAGGTCCCGGTAAAAAAGCGTCTGCAGGAGGCTTTTATCAGCGGGGAATTACCGATCATCTGTGCCACCAATGCCTTTGGCATGGGAATCGACAAGGAGGATGTGCGGCTGGTGATCCACGCCGATATCCCGGGATCGCTTGAAAACTATCTCCAGGAGGCGGGCCGTGCAGGACGGGACCTGCAGCAGGCGGAATGTGTGCTGGTCTTTGACGAGCAGGATATTGAAAAACAGTTTCAGCTCTCCTGTTTTTCCCGCCTCGCCCGAAAGGATATCAGCCAGATCCTGCGTGGGATTCGCTATGCCGCAAGAGGCACCAGTGAGGTGGTGATGACCGCTGGAGACATCATTCGCCAGCAGGTGGTTGAACTTGATGAGATGGAAAAAACAGATCCCGAAACCCGGGTACGGACAGCGCTGGCCTGGCTTGAACGTGCGGGTTTTCTTGAGCGCAACGAGAACTACACCAGGGTCTTCCAGGGCAGGCCCCTGGTGAAAGATCTTGCAGAGGCTCAAAAAAAGATTGCGGACCTGGGGCTTTCCAGACGGCAGCAGGAGCGGTGGCTTGTCATCCTCAGGGAGCTGATGCAGCAAGACAGGCAGGATGAAAGTTTCAGCGCCGATGAGCTGGCTGGTTATTCTGCGTTTGCAAGGGACAAGGATGAACCAGGGGATGAAACCGAAAGCCAGAGGGTGTTGAAAACCCTGCACGACATGGCTGAACAGGGACTGCTCACCAAGGAAACCACGCTTTCGGCCTGGCTGCGTTACAAGGTGAAAAACAGCGCGGAAAAGCAGTTGGAGACCCTCTGCGCACTGGAGCGGGACTTTGTCGATCTTCTCAGCAAAGAGGCCTGGGATGCGGAAGTTGAACAGCATCTGGAGCTTGATCTTCGTCAGGTGAATCAGAAGTTGATCGATCGGGGAAGTACGGCTTCCAATCCCGAGGTACTGCAACATTTGCTCTACGGTCTGAGCAGGGATGGACGAGGGCTTGCGGGGCAGAAGGGCTCGCTGAAAGTTAAAAAAATCCAGGGGAACTGCTATGCGGTTTCCCTGCTTCGAACCTGGGAGGATATCAAAACAACCATGCATATCCGTCAGCAGTCTGCCCGGGTGGCGCTGGAGGTCATATTGCAGGCTGTTGGAAAAGATCAGAAGCCCAGTGCCACCCTCATGGTCACCTTTACCCTGGAGCGGGTTATCGAGGGGTTGAAGGCGGATCTGACCCTGCTGCCGCTGCTGAAAAATCCTCTGGCCGCCGCGGAACGGGCTCTGACCTTCATGCATGAGCATCGGGTTATTGATCTGCAGCAGGGGTTGGCTGTTTTTCGCCAGGCCATGACCATCCACCTTCACCCGGAGGCAAGGTCACGGCGCTATCTCAAAAAGGATTTTGAACCGCTTGAGACGCATTACAAAGAGCAGAATTTCCAGATCCATGTGATGAACGAGTATGCCCGCCAGGCACTGCTGAAAATCAGTTCTGCCATGCGGCTGGTGGCCTCATATTTCAATGACGACAGGGAGAGCTTTCTCCAACGGTTTTTCCCTGGTAGAAAGCAGTCCATTTTACGGGCCACAAGTGAGCAGTCATGGGAAAAACTGGTGGTTTCCCTGCGTAACAGGCATCAGCAGAAAATTGTTTCTGCGCCGGCAGGGCAGAACATGCTGGTTCTGGCCGGACCGGGAGCCGGCAAGACCAGGGTGGTCATCCACAGGGTAGCCTGGCTTCTGCGGGTTGAGCGGGTTCGACCGACATCGATACTCGTACTCTGCTTTAACCGGGCGGCTGTGGTTGATCTGCGCAGCAGGCTGCGTGACCTTGTGGGGGATGAGATGTCACGGGTGACGACGTTGACCTTCCACGGGCTGGCTCTGAGGCTGACCGGCCGCTCTCTTGCGGTTGCGGAAAAGGAGAGAGGGGAGGATATTGATTTTGCGGAACTGATCCGGGATGCCAATCGTCTGCTCAGGGGAGATAAGGTGTCGCTTGGCTTTCAGGAAGGGATGGAGCGGGATGTTCTGGTAGGACGATTCAGCCATCTGCTGGTTGACGAGTACCAGGATATTGACGCGGATCAATACGAACTGATTTCCCTGCTTGTCGGCAAGAGTCTGGATGAGCAGGATCAGAAGATGTCGATTCTGGCAGTGGGCGACGATGACCAGAACATCTACCGGTTTCGCGGGGCCAATATTGAGTTTATCCGCAGGTTCAGGGAGGACTATCAGGCAACGGTCTATCATCTCACTGAAAACTTTCGTTCCACCGGTCATATCATCAATGCTGCAAACCTGCTTATAGAGAAGAATCGCGACAGAATGAAGAGCGACCACCCGATCCGGGTAAACGAAGCCCGTGCCATGCTGCCTCCGGGCGGGCAGTTGGCAGATCGTGATCCCCTTGCCCGTGGCAGAGTGCAGATACTCAAGGTCAAGGGAGAAGAGATCCAGGGGAGCGCAGTGGTTGAGGAACTGCAGCGGCTGAGAACCCTTGGTGATGGGTTTGACTGGTCCGGGTGCGCTGTGCTGGCACGCGACTGGCGCAGTCTGTCACCGGTCCGGGCCGCGTTGGAGGCGGCCAGGATTCCTGTTGATGTCAACTGGGGAGGCGGGAGTTCCTTTCCACGTTTGAGCCGAATCAGGGAAAATGCACAACTGCTGGAGTTCCTGCGGGAAAACCGGAACAGGAGTCTGCGGGTTCAGGAGCTTTTTTCTTTCCTGCCCGACAGGGAAGCGGAAGACAACTTCTGGCAGGCCAACCTGCGCCGACTGCTGCACGACCTGAAGCAGGAGGCCGGCGATGTGAATCTGGCTGTTTCCAGGATTGAGGAGTATCTTTATGAAGGGCTTGGGGAGCAGGCCCGGAGCAGAAGTCTCGGTTCGGGCGTCTTTCTCTCCACGGTTCACTCTGTCAAGGGCCTGGAGTTTGAGCATGTTCTGCTGCTTGGTACAAACTGGCCCGGAGGGAAGCCAGAAACGCTGGAGGAGGAACGAAGACTCTTCTATGTCGGGATGACCAGAGCACGTGTCAGCCTGAGCCTTTTTCAGGTCCAGGGCCATCGACATCCCCATCTGCACGGATTGCACGGCGACTGTTTTATTGAGCGTGAGGTGTCAGGCAGCAAGACAGGAACCCCGCCCCCATGGGACATGGTGGATTTGCTGGGAATGAAGGACCTCTTTCTCGATTTTGCCGGTATTCGCAGGGAAAATCATCCTGTACGCATGGCCGTCAGTGGACTGGAAACCGGTGACCTGATCAGTTGTTGCAGGGAAAACGGATTGATAGTCCTGAAAAACAACCAGAACGTCCCGATTGCCAGGCTGTCAAAAAAGGGTCAGGCCCGCTGGCAATCAAGGCTCGCCACCATCCATTCCATGCAGGTGGTTGCAATGGTCCGCCGCTATCTCGACGATGTTGCAGACCCGGCCTTCAGGGAAAAATGTTACGGAACCTGCTGGGAGTTGCCCATTGTCGAGGTGAGGTATCAATCCGGCAGGAGTTTGATTCGTTAA
- a CDS encoding LysE family translocator, producing the protein MENWPIFVATVTLLVLTPGPSVLLALSHGIRYGRLKALQTIAGNVSANSIQILLASLGLGLLLKNAPLLFHAVKWVGVGYILLLAIRLWKQDTPLKLRQEDRHDTALARYRQGFLTSFTNPKAIIFFSVLFPIFLDDHHNTTAQCLLLGTTFMVLNGTALFLYACLGEWLADLLQDTRFRLIQGRVTALLLTIGACLLALVQET; encoded by the coding sequence ATGGAAAACTGGCCCATCTTCGTTGCCACGGTCACGCTCCTGGTGCTGACTCCGGGACCGTCGGTGCTGCTGGCCCTGTCGCACGGCATCCGCTATGGACGCCTGAAGGCGCTCCAGACCATTGCCGGCAATGTCAGCGCCAACAGCATCCAGATCCTGCTGGCCTCGCTGGGCCTGGGCCTGCTGCTGAAAAACGCGCCTTTGCTGTTTCACGCGGTCAAGTGGGTAGGGGTCGGTTATATCCTCCTCCTGGCCATCCGGCTCTGGAAACAGGATACACCGCTCAAGCTGCGGCAGGAAGACCGCCACGACACTGCCCTGGCCCGGTACCGCCAGGGCTTTCTCACCTCGTTCACCAACCCCAAGGCGATCATCTTTTTCTCGGTGCTCTTTCCCATCTTTCTGGATGATCACCACAACACCACCGCCCAGTGCCTGCTCCTTGGCACGACATTCATGGTTCTCAACGGGACGGCCCTGTTCCTCTACGCATGCCTGGGCGAGTGGCTGGCCGATCTCCTGCAGGACACCAGGTTCCGCCTGATCCAGGGCCGGGTAACCGCCCTGCTGCTCACCATAGGCGCCTGCCTGCTGGCCCTGGTCCAGGAGACATGA
- the ilvD gene encoding dihydroxy-acid dehydratase, whose amino-acid sequence MAIPLRSAVTTQGRRMAGARALWRANGMTEEQIGRPVIAVVNSFTQMVPGHVHLHEIGQQVKKYIEEQGCFAAEFNTIAIDDGIAMGHDGMLYSLPSRELIADSVEYMCNAHKVDGMVCISNCDKITPGMLMAAMRLNIPAIFVSGGPMEAGHAGDRALDLVDAMVMAGDASVSDEEIAVIERSACPTCGSCSGMFTANSMNCLNEALGLALPGNGTVVATHRNRLGLFEKAARRIVAMCEAWYDNEDASVLPRSIATRASFMNAMALDIAMGGSTNTVLHILAIANEAGVDFTMADIDALSRKVPNLCKVAPSSHYHVEDVNRAGGILGILGELDRAGLVDTSVSRADGLSLAEALDRFDIMRDTVTDEAIELYRSAPAGKGRNLVMGSQDTMYDELDRDRVAGCIRDLEHSYSRDGGLAVLYGNIAVDGCIVKTAGVDPSILHFKGTARVYHSQEDACEGILGGEIKAGDVVFILYEGPRGGPGMQEMLYPTSYLKSMHLGAECALVTDGRFSGGTSGLSIGHVSPEAAGGGAIGLVRNGDPVDINIPERTINLMISEDELARRRAEEEAKGEAAFTPDRERTVSPALRAYAHFAASADKGAVRLVP is encoded by the coding sequence ATGGCTATTCCACTTCGCAGCGCCGTAACCACCCAGGGCCGGCGCATGGCCGGTGCCCGGGCACTGTGGCGGGCAAACGGCATGACAGAAGAACAGATCGGCCGGCCGGTCATCGCGGTGGTCAACTCGTTTACCCAGATGGTGCCCGGCCACGTGCACCTGCACGAGATCGGCCAGCAGGTCAAGAAATATATCGAGGAGCAGGGCTGCTTCGCGGCCGAGTTCAACACCATCGCCATTGACGACGGCATCGCCATGGGCCACGACGGCATGCTCTATTCCCTGCCGTCGCGGGAGCTGATCGCCGACAGTGTGGAGTACATGTGCAACGCCCACAAGGTGGATGGTATGGTCTGCATCTCCAACTGCGACAAGATCACCCCGGGTATGCTCATGGCAGCCATGCGGCTCAATATTCCGGCTATCTTCGTCTCGGGCGGGCCCATGGAGGCCGGTCATGCCGGCGACAGGGCCCTGGACCTGGTGGATGCCATGGTCATGGCCGGAGATGCCTCGGTATCCGATGAGGAGATCGCGGTCATCGAGCGCTCGGCCTGCCCCACTTGCGGTTCGTGCTCGGGCATGTTCACGGCCAACTCCATGAACTGCCTCAACGAGGCCCTGGGCCTGGCCCTGCCAGGCAACGGCACTGTGGTGGCCACCCATCGCAACCGGCTTGGTCTGTTTGAAAAGGCGGCCCGCAGGATCGTGGCCATGTGCGAGGCCTGGTACGATAACGAGGACGCCTCGGTTCTGCCGCGCTCCATCGCCACCCGGGCCTCGTTCATGAACGCCATGGCGCTCGACATCGCCATGGGCGGGTCCACCAACACGGTGCTGCATATCCTGGCCATTGCCAACGAGGCCGGGGTGGATTTCACCATGGCGGATATCGACGCCCTTTCCCGCAAGGTGCCCAACCTGTGCAAGGTGGCGCCCAGCTCCCATTACCACGTGGAAGACGTCAACCGGGCCGGTGGCATCCTGGGCATCCTCGGCGAGCTGGACCGGGCCGGGCTGGTGGACACCTCGGTCTCCCGGGCCGACGGGCTCTCCCTGGCCGAGGCCCTGGACAGGTTTGATATCATGCGCGACACCGTGACCGACGAGGCCATTGAACTGTACCGCTCGGCCCCGGCAGGCAAGGGCCGCAACCTGGTCATGGGTTCGCAGGACACCATGTACGACGAACTGGACCGGGACCGGGTCGCTGGCTGTATCCGGGATCTGGAGCACAGCTATTCAAGGGATGGCGGGCTGGCCGTGCTCTACGGCAACATCGCCGTTGACGGCTGTATCGTCAAGACCGCCGGCGTTGATCCCTCCATTCTTCACTTCAAGGGTACGGCCCGGGTCTATCATTCCCAGGAGGACGCCTGCGAGGGCATCCTCGGCGGCGAGATCAAGGCCGGGGACGTGGTGTTCATTCTCTATGAAGGGCCCCGGGGCGGACCAGGCATGCAGGAGATGCTCTACCCCACCTCCTACCTGAAATCCATGCACCTGGGCGCCGAATGCGCCCTGGTCACCGACGGCCGGTTCTCCGGCGGCACCTCGGGCCTGTCCATCGGCCATGTCTCGCCCGAGGCGGCCGGGGGAGGGGCCATCGGCCTGGTTCGCAACGGTGATCCCGTGGATATAAACATCCCGGAGCGGACCATCAACCTGATGATCTCCGAGGACGAACTGGCCCGCCGGCGGGCCGAAGAGGAGGCCAAAGGCGAGGCAGCCTTTACTCCGGACCGTGAGCGGACCGTGTCTCCGGCCCTGCGCGCCTATGCCCATTTTGCCGCCTCGGCCGACAAGGGCGCGGTGCGGCTGGTGCCGTAG
- a CDS encoding type IV pilus twitching motility protein PilT has protein sequence MRQQEINYWITAMMQTHGRVSDLNITVGRPLQVESDGVLVPVDVEPPVTELTPFQAEVFALNLIGGNRRLLRDLVTKGSCDLSYSLEDTARFRVNIFTQKGFFTSVLRKLETKIPSITGFDFPEAFEKMAREKNGLILFTGATGTGKTTSMAAILNRINEERAIHVVTLEDPIEYIHPHKKATFNQREMGDDFDTFAGGLRAALRQAPKVILVGEIRDRETLEIALTAAETGHVVFSTLHTIDAGQTINRILGMFEKDEQPQIRNRLVDTIRWIVSQRLPPRIGGGRIAALEILCTSLRIKDLILNGETEEKTFYNVLKEGSAHNMRTFDQHLLELYEQGLITEESAIAYCSHRSEIKRGLDTIKAARGEKTSDIEGLAVEQEEKDPFGWS, from the coding sequence ATGAGACAGCAGGAAATCAATTACTGGATCACCGCCATGATGCAGACCCACGGCCGGGTCTCTGACCTGAACATCACCGTGGGCCGCCCTCTCCAGGTGGAAAGCGACGGGGTGCTGGTGCCGGTGGACGTGGAACCGCCGGTCACCGAACTGACCCCGTTCCAGGCCGAGGTCTTCGCCCTCAACCTCATCGGCGGCAACCGCCGCCTGCTGCGTGACCTGGTCACCAAGGGCTCCTGCGACCTTTCCTACTCCCTGGAAGACACGGCCCGTTTCCGGGTCAACATCTTCACCCAGAAGGGCTTTTTCACCTCGGTACTGCGGAAGCTGGAAACCAAGATACCCTCCATCACCGGCTTTGACTTTCCCGAGGCCTTTGAGAAAATGGCCCGGGAAAAAAACGGCCTCATCCTCTTTACCGGTGCCACCGGTACCGGCAAGACAACCTCCATGGCCGCCATCCTCAACCGCATCAACGAGGAGCGGGCCATCCATGTGGTCACCCTGGAAGACCCGATCGAATACATCCATCCCCACAAGAAGGCTACCTTCAACCAGCGGGAAATGGGCGATGACTTCGACACCTTTGCCGGCGGCCTGCGGGCCGCGCTCCGCCAGGCGCCCAAGGTGATCCTGGTGGGCGAGATCCGTGACCGGGAGACCCTGGAAATAGCCCTGACCGCGGCCGAGACCGGGCACGTGGTCTTCTCCACCCTGCACACCATCGATGCCGGCCAGACCATCAACCGGATTCTCGGCATGTTTGAAAAGGATGAGCAGCCCCAGATCCGCAACCGGCTGGTGGATACCATCCGCTGGATCGTCAGCCAGCGGCTGCCGCCCCGGATCGGCGGCGGCCGGATCGCGGCTCTGGAGATCCTCTGCACCTCGCTGCGGATCAAGGATCTCATCCTCAACGGCGAGACCGAGGAAAAAACCTTCTACAACGTGCTCAAGGAAGGCTCGGCCCACAACATGCGCACCTTTGACCAGCACCTGCTGGAACTCTACGAGCAGGGGCTGATCACCGAGGAATCGGCCATTGCCTACTGTTCGCATCGCAGCGAAATCAAGCGCGGCCTCGATACGATCAAGGCGGCCCGGGGCGAAAAGACCTCGGACATCGAAGGACTGGCCGTGGAACAGGAAGAGAAGGACCCCTTCGGCTGGTCTTGA